The following is a genomic window from Clostridium sp..
ATAAGCTTGGGTTCATATAATACAGAATCACTTTTGCTAAATTGATTGTTATTATTAATCAGCTTGATAATTAACTTGGCCGCATCTATTCCCATCTTCTGTTTCGGATGAGTTATTGTAGTAAGCCTCGGAGTAATAATTTTTGATATTTGTGAATCATCAAATCCAATAACAGATATATCTTCAGGAACTTTTAAATTCAAACTATGTACAATATTTACGACCATAAATGCAATTTCATCATTATAACAAAAAATTCCTGTTGGATGCTCATCTTTGCCAATAATTCTTTTAATTCTATCAGGCAATAAACTATCTGTCTCTTCAGATAAATAAGTTACGATCTGATCTTGATGCAGCAAAACATCATTTCTCTGGCACTCTGATATGAAACCATTCATCCTGTGAACACCTTGTAAATCATCCACTTTGAAAATCCCCATTACATTTTTATGCCCCAAATTAAAAAAATACTCAGCCGCTATCTTCCCCCCCTTAAAATCATCTACACATAAATTTGGAGCTTGTATTTGAGGATAAGACGCATTTATCATAATAAATGGAATATTTTGTTCTACAAGATTATTTAAATATCCTGTATTTGGATTTTGATATGAACTTTTCGTAGGCTCCATTATAAGTCCATCTATTTTGTGGGCTAATAAATTATTTAAATTTCTATTTTCGAACATTATGTTGTTTCTTGTAGAAGACAATAAAAGAGAATATGATTTTTCGTAAAGAGTATCTTCAATTCCCCCAATTATATCTGGAAATATATAATTAGAAATAAATGTAGTAAGCACACCTATATTTTTATACCTTTTTAAGTAGGACTCATTTTGTTTAAAATCGGACAGGTATATACCGCTGCCTTGTATTCTATACAAATAATTTTCAGAAGACAAGTCGCTTAAAGCCCTTCTTATAGTATGCCTACTTACTTTAAACAAATCCATCATTTCTGACTCAGTTGGAATCTTTTCATGCGATTTATATTTGCCATCTATTGCCCATTTTATAATCTTTTCCTTGACAACTTCATATTTATGCTTCATAAACTTTTCTCCCGTAATTCCTTAATAATGTTGATTTATTATATTATAGCAAAGGATACCCTATATAAAAAGTTTCATATATAAAAATATATGATATTATTATTTATATAAAATAGTACCTAATCGGAGATGAGATATAATGTTTTACAATTTAGATGTTTTTCTCTGTGCAAGATTTAATGATTGGGCGAAAATTGTACAGAGAAAAATCCATGATGTAAATTAAAATATCGCTCACATTGGATTTTGCACTTTTAAGTTTATTATAAACAACTTAAAAGGAGAAAAACAATGAAAATAAATAAACTTAAAAATTACATAGTATTTTGGTTAAGCCAATCAATTTCACAATTAGGAAGTTCAATGACAAGTTTTACTTTAGTTATTTGGGCATATAAACAGACAAATTCAGCAATGACCGTATCACTTATTACATTTTCTTACTATTTACCATATATTGTTGTAAGCATTTTTGCCGGAGCATTTATTGACAATCATAAGAAAAGAACAATTATTTTATGCTCTGACTGCATAGCAGCTATGTGCTCGATGGTTGTTTTAATATTAACATTTGTCAACAAGTTAGAAATTGTTCATATATATATGGTAAATTTCATTGTTGGATTTATGAATTCTTTTCAATCACCAGCTGAATCAATAACCATCAGTATACTGGTTCCAAAAGATAAATATTTCAAGATAAGTGGGCTGAATTCTTTTTCAAATTCATTGCTTGCCGTGGTTACACCCATGCTTGCTGTTTTTATAAGTTCTTTTATGGGCCTACAAGGGGTTATAATAATTGATCTAATTACCTTTATTTTTGCTTTCACCGTATTGTTGATATTTATAAAAATACCAGAAAAAATAAATAGACAATGTAGTATTTTGTATGGCTGCAAAGAAGGAATATTATTTCTACTTAATCATAAAGGAATATTTTATATAATTATTAGCATGGTATCTTTAAATTTTTTTTCACGATTAACTTACGAGAATATTTTATCTCCAATGATATTGGCAAGAAGTGGTGGAAATACTTATGTTCTTGGAATAGTTAGTGGAATACTTGGTATAGGCGGTATTATAGGAGGAATCGTTGTTTCAACCAAAAAGATTATAGATGACAACGTAAAGCTAATATATTTTTCTGCTGCGTTTTCATTCCTATTTGGTGATTTATTGATGGGGTTAGGACAAACACTATTTATTTGGTGTATAGCAGCTATTATGGCAAGCGTACCAATTCCATTCATAAGTGCCGGACAAAATGTTATTATTTATAATACTATTCCAAAAGAAATTCAAGGGCGAGTTTTTGCTGTCAGAAATACAGTTCAGTTTTGTACTATACCTATTGGTATTATATTAGGGGGATTTTTATCAGATTATATATTTGAGCCGTTTATGAAATCTAACAATATAGTTGCTTTAAATTTACAAAAGGTAGTAGGCTATGGTGCCGGAAGCGGAATGGCTGTTATGTTTTTATTCACAGGCATATTAGGAGCAATTACAAGCATTTTATGGTATAAAAACAAGGATATACAAGATATTAATTCCACATTATAATATTTATTTTCAGTGTATGATAGAAAGCTTTCTATGAATATTTTAATTCTATATCATAGAAAGCTTTTTATAGATAATTATTAATTTTTCATCAATCCAACAACTTTTCCAATTGATCGCTCATACAGGTATGTTTCAATTTCTTCCAGTGATTTTCCTTTTGTTTCATAAAGAAGATATTTAGCAAATATAAATCCTAAAACACAAATTGCAGCAAAGCCAAAGAAAATTACAGACAATCCTACTGTTTCAAGTAATACCGGGAAGAACAGAGCAACTAAAATATTGCCAAACCAGTTGACCGTTGATGCAATACCGGTAGCAATTCCACGAACATTACTTGGAAACAATTCCCCAACTACGATCCACGTAACAGCAGCCCAAGAGTATGCATAAAAGATAACATATATACAGATAAAGAAAAATACAGTCCACATTGCCCATACATGATTGGCTTGAGCAGAAGGATAGATCAGTCCTACCAATAATAAGGAGATTCCCATACCAATAGAACCTGACATAAATAGTGTACGACGTTTAAATTTATCTACAATCAATAATGTTACAATCGTTGCCAATACAAAGACTACACCAATGCCGACTGTACTGATAACCCCACCTAGTTCCGAACCGAAAACCTTTGCTAGAATTTGTGACGAGTAATAAAAAATTGTATTTGCACCTTGAATTTGCTGCAATAGTGTCAATCCACAGCCTGCAATTACAGAAGGCAGTGCCATTTTAGAAAATAAATCCTTAAATGAGCCTGCATCAGAATGCTGTGCATCAATAATTCCTTTATATTCTCTTTCTGCTTCTTCAGGAGAACGTAACATTTGTAGCACCTGTCTGGCTAATTCATTTTTACCGATTCTAACCAAGAATCGTGGTGATTCCGGCAACAAAAATGTTCCAAATAGCAATACCATAGCCGGTACAACAGCACCTCCAAGCATCCAGCGCCATCCTTCAAATACATGCACAAATGCATAATTTATACCATATGCACTGAGCATTCCTATAGTTATCATCAACTGATTTAAACCTGACAGCTTCCCGCGTGTTTCAGCAGGGCTGATTTCTCCCATATACATTGGAACCAAAGCAGATGCACCACCTACAGCCATTCCTAAAATAATACGGGCAATAATCAAAAAACTTGTATTAGTAGAAAATCCAGATCCTATGGCACCGATTGCAAATACAATCGCACTCCACATGATCATTCGGCGGCGACCGAAACGATCTGCCAATGAGGCCATTAGTGAAGCACCAATCATAGCTCCTACAAACAATCCAGAAGTAATCAAACCCTCCAGCCATGGATTAATATTCCACGTGGCCTTAATTCCAGGTAACGCACCGTTAATTATTCCGATATCATACCCAAACATAAATCCTCCAAAAGCTCCAAAGAAGTAAATTAATGTTGGAGATACTTTTTTATTCATTATATTTTTCCTCCCTAATTATTCATTAAATAGTATTTATCTAAGTCAAATAATCCACTGCTGCCTTTTCAATGGGAATTCCTTTTTTATAAAGCTTGATGAACTGTTCAAATCCATCAACATCTTTTTGATCGGGCCTTATTTCCTCAGGCACATAACCTGCAAAAACTTTTTTTGATAAAAATTCTGCCAATGTGGAACTATCTCCCTTGTTTTTTAAATAGCTGGCTAACAATGCAATACCCCATGCACCACCTTCTCCTGCAGTCTTCATAACCGATACAGGAGTATCTACTGCAGCTGCAACCATTGCTTGCCCAACAACAGGTGTTTTGAATAATCCCCCATGTCCAAGTAATTTGTCAAGTTTCACGTTCTCCTCCTTTAAAAGCATATCCATGCCAATTTTCAATGCTCCCAAAGAAGTAAATAGATGTGCCCGCATAAGATTGGGAAGATTAAATTTGCTTTTCGGTTTTC
Proteins encoded in this region:
- a CDS encoding sugar porter family MFS transporter — its product is MNKKVSPTLIYFFGAFGGFMFGYDIGIINGALPGIKATWNINPWLEGLITSGLFVGAMIGASLMASLADRFGRRRMIMWSAIVFAIGAIGSGFSTNTSFLIIARIILGMAVGGASALVPMYMGEISPAETRGKLSGLNQLMITIGMLSAYGINYAFVHVFEGWRWMLGGAVVPAMVLLFGTFLLPESPRFLVRIGKNELARQVLQMLRSPEEAEREYKGIIDAQHSDAGSFKDLFSKMALPSVIAGCGLTLLQQIQGANTIFYYSSQILAKVFGSELGGVISTVGIGVVFVLATIVTLLIVDKFKRRTLFMSGSIGMGISLLLVGLIYPSAQANHVWAMWTVFFFICIYVIFYAYSWAAVTWIVVGELFPSNVRGIATGIASTVNWFGNILVALFFPVLLETVGLSVIFFGFAAICVLGFIFAKYLLYETKGKSLEEIETYLYERSIGKVVGLMKN
- a CDS encoding MFS transporter, with amino-acid sequence MKINKLKNYIVFWLSQSISQLGSSMTSFTLVIWAYKQTNSAMTVSLITFSYYLPYIVVSIFAGAFIDNHKKRTIILCSDCIAAMCSMVVLILTFVNKLEIVHIYMVNFIVGFMNSFQSPAESITISILVPKDKYFKISGLNSFSNSLLAVVTPMLAVFISSFMGLQGVIIIDLITFIFAFTVLLIFIKIPEKINRQCSILYGCKEGILFLLNHKGIFYIIISMVSLNFFSRLTYENILSPMILARSGGNTYVLGIVSGILGIGGIIGGIVVSTKKIIDDNVKLIYFSAAFSFLFGDLLMGLGQTLFIWCIAAIMASVPIPFISAGQNVIIYNTIPKEIQGRVFAVRNTVQFCTIPIGIILGGFLSDYIFEPFMKSNNIVALNLQKVVGYGAGSGMAVMFLFTGILGAITSILWYKNKDIQDINSTL
- a CDS encoding GntR family transcriptional regulator, coding for MKHKYEVVKEKIIKWAIDGKYKSHEKIPTESEMMDLFKVSRHTIRRALSDLSSENYLYRIQGSGIYLSDFKQNESYLKRYKNIGVLTTFISNYIFPDIIGGIEDTLYEKSYSLLLSSTRNNIMFENRNLNNLLAHKIDGLIMEPTKSSYQNPNTGYLNNLVEQNIPFIMINASYPQIQAPNLCVDDFKGGKIAAEYFFNLGHKNVMGIFKVDDLQGVHRMNGFISECQRNDVLLHQDQIVTYLSEETDSLLPDRIKRIIGKDEHPTGIFCYNDEIAFMVVNIVHSLNLKVPEDISVIGFDDSQISKIITPRLTTITHPKQKMGIDAAKLIIKLINNNNQFSKSDSVLYEPKLIVRNSTTSIN